From the Sebastes fasciatus isolate fSebFas1 chromosome 3, fSebFas1.pri, whole genome shotgun sequence genome, one window contains:
- the LOC141765070 gene encoding snake venom serine protease BthaTL-like, with the protein MGVMTRLLLLLWVGVTASTVVDLQKRIIGGRDCGPAERLYHVEVRQYRAFPGENFTICGGTLISNRWILTAEHCWNSERIMKAVLGIHPGDQETLEDITAHDHKVPFYGMHDIMLLELTNPTQIQPVRLPNCSNPLKIGDTVEIAGRAAKSLRPNKEREPGIVDVLQCANTTIVNRQELKDHMKKGDPDMFYYDHQHWQSYQRPGVDASVGDSGGGVMFNGMIYGVNAFTGNITHGTVAPVGFMDVCKYMKWISNTTGIA; encoded by the exons ATGGGTGTCATGACGCGTCTTCTCCTTTTGCTGTGGGTCG GTGTCACAGCGAGCACGGTGGTGGATCTGCAGAAGAGAATCATCGGAGGTCGAGATTGTGGACCAGCTGAGCGTCTGTACCATGTTGAAGTGAGACAGTATAGAGCTTTTCCTGGTGAAAATTTCACAATATGTGGCGGCACTCTGATCAGTAACCGGTGGATTCTGACTGCAGAACACTGCTGGAATTCAGAAAG GATTATGAAAGCAGTTTTAGGTATCCATCCAGGAGATCAAGAGACACTGGAGGACATCACAGCTCATGACCACAAAGTCCCCTTTTATGGGATGCATGACATCATGCTGCTGGAGCTAACTAACCCTACTCAGATTCAACCTGTTCGACTTCCTAACTGTAGTAATCCTCTCAAGAT AGGTGATACAGTTGAGATTGCAGGTCGTGCAGCCAAAAGTCTGCGCCCTAATAAAGAAAGAG AACCTGGTATAGTAGATGTTCTCCAATGTGCAAACACCACGATTGTCAACCGTCAGGAGCTCAAAGACCATATGAAGAAGGGCGACCCAGATATGTTCTACTACGACCATCAACACTGGCAAAGTTACCAACGTCCTGGAGTGGATGCAAGCGTA GGTGACTCTGGTGGAGGAGTGATGTTCAATGGTATGATTTACGGTGTCAATGCATTCACCGGTAATATTACCCATGGCACTGTTGCACCAGTTGGATTCATGGACGTCTGTAAATACATGAAATGGATTAGTAATACAACCGGTATTGCCTGA